Proteins encoded by one window of Candidatus Odinarchaeum yellowstonii:
- a CDS encoding DUF211 domain-containing protein: MAECDKIEQVEGVTKGIRRIVLDVLKPHTPNLVELAGIISRIEGVCGVNISLVEVDADTESVKVTIMGSNLNYSIIKAILEKYGAAVHSIDQVVAGRMVVEEPSTHQL; this comes from the coding sequence ATGGCTGAGTGCGATAAAATTGAACAGGTTGAGGGAGTCACAAAAGGAATTAGGAGAATAGTATTAGATGTTTTAAAACCGCATACACCTAATCTAGTTGAATTGGCTGGTATTATTTCAAGAATAGAGGGTGTTTGCGGAGTGAATATTTCACTGGTTGAGGTTGACGCTGACACTGAAAGCGTGAAAGTGACTATAATGGGTTCAAACCTCAACTACAGTATTATCAAGGCGATATTAGAAAAATACGGAGCTGCTGTTCACAGCATAGATCAGGTTGTCGCAGGTCGAATGGTTGTTGAAGAGCCCTCCACACATCAATTATAG
- a CDS encoding HAD family hydrolase, giving the protein MKTKAFKQIKAVVFDLDGTLVDFKIDYVNARNRVKNYLISVGVPVEYLEDQPIFISLEKAVNYLQSVNRGENEIKNLKESVNRIVFEYEFKAGEETYLKPKARETLNAIKKFNLKIGLFTINNRVVTERVLDKTGIREFFDAIITRDDTCEIKPREGHFLKVLNDLNVKPDESVVIGDTAYDFQAAKKLGALTIGVEGLYDANYFKKVCCVDYTVKELSEIVEIIKSYIER; this is encoded by the coding sequence ATGAAAACAAAAGCGTTTAAACAAATTAAAGCGGTTGTATTCGATTTAGACGGGACACTTGTAGATTTTAAAATAGACTACGTAAATGCGAGAAACCGAGTTAAAAATTATTTAATAAGTGTAGGGGTTCCGGTTGAATACTTAGAAGATCAACCGATCTTCATTTCACTGGAGAAAGCTGTCAATTATCTTCAAAGCGTTAACCGCGGTGAAAATGAGATTAAAAATTTAAAAGAGAGCGTTAACAGGATCGTATTCGAATACGAGTTTAAAGCAGGCGAAGAAACCTATCTGAAACCTAAAGCCAGAGAGACCCTCAACGCTATAAAAAAATTTAATTTGAAAATAGGCTTGTTCACAATTAACAATAGAGTAGTTACGGAGAGAGTATTAGATAAAACTGGTATAAGAGAGTTCTTTGACGCTATTATAACTAGGGATGATACGTGTGAAATTAAACCTCGCGAAGGGCATTTCCTAAAGGTTTTAAATGATTTAAACGTCAAACCGGATGAGAGCGTTGTAATAGGCGATACAGCCTATGATTTCCAAGCTGCTAAGAAACTTGGAGCTTTAACGATAGGTGTGGAAGGTTTATATGATGCAAACTATTTTAAAAAAGTTTGTTGCGTGGATTATACTGTAAAAGAGCTTTCAGAAATAGTTGAAATCATAAAATCCTATATAGAAAGGTAA
- a CDS encoding roadblock/LC7 domain-containing protein codes for MTQKAETLDSVLRDLEAAVPQIQAAAIVSVEGLPIASILPANVDETMIAAMTAAMLSLGERAAAELNKGELEQVYVKGKDGYIIVMGAGANAVLTLSATKDVKLGLIFLEMERAAKKIAKLV; via the coding sequence ATGACCCAGAAAGCGGAAACACTAGATAGTGTGCTAAGAGATTTAGAAGCGGCTGTGCCACAGATACAAGCCGCTGCAATTGTTAGCGTTGAAGGTTTACCTATAGCTTCAATACTACCAGCAAACGTAGATGAAACAATGATAGCCGCTATGACCGCTGCTATGCTATCACTTGGTGAAAGAGCCGCCGCGGAATTGAATAAAGGGGAACTTGAACAAGTCTATGTGAAAGGTAAAGACGGTTATATAATAGTTATGGGTGCGGGGGCGAACGCTGTTTTAACTTTAAGCGCAACAAAAGACGTGAAACTAGGTCTTATATTCCTAGAAATGGAGCGCGCGGCTAAAAAAATAGCTAAACTTGTTTAA
- a CDS encoding roadblock/LC7 domain-containing protein produces the protein MINIKTFDEILSKIIKSEPGIKKVILVDRTGLTIAHVSKFSYYPVDIDGIGAIASAVFSASEEQGKNLEIGDLDLLSSEFTDGKIFAASCGKGVLSVITDKDVNIGMVRLLIKKTTEQLKEVLDEFLAEKPASKISADKKEPTTEDLKAALSELEKS, from the coding sequence TTGATTAACATTAAAACCTTTGATGAAATCCTTAGTAAAATCATCAAAAGCGAGCCTGGTATAAAAAAAGTGATACTAGTCGATAGAACAGGTTTAACTATAGCCCACGTATCGAAGTTTTCATATTATCCAGTGGATATAGATGGAATAGGAGCGATAGCTAGTGCTGTATTCAGCGCAAGTGAAGAGCAGGGTAAAAACTTAGAAATCGGCGATCTAGATCTACTAAGCTCAGAGTTCACTGACGGAAAAATCTTCGCAGCCAGCTGCGGTAAAGGAGTATTAAGCGTGATAACTGATAAAGATGTAAATATAGGTATGGTTCGACTTTTAATTAAAAAGACGACTGAACAATTAAAAGAAGTATTAGACGAATTCTTAGCTGAAAAACCGGCTAGTAAAATAAGCGCGGATAAAAAAGAGCCCACCACTGAAGATTTGAAAGCTGCTCTCAGCGAACTTGAGAAAAGCTAG
- a CDS encoding roadblock/LC7 domain-containing protein, translating into MIGEKDIQPILKNLQRFEGVRGVIITTTEGLPISTTIDREKTEKTAALVTSLVGKARSTVKELEEGELKFLTINTSKGEVHVAQEEDYILIVLK; encoded by the coding sequence ATGATTGGTGAAAAAGATATTCAACCGATACTTAAAAATCTGCAAAGATTTGAAGGGGTAAGAGGTGTTATCATAACAACTACCGAGGGGTTGCCGATAAGCACGACAATAGACCGTGAGAAAACTGAGAAAACAGCCGCTTTAGTAACATCACTTGTCGGTAAAGCGAGGTCAACTGTAAAAGAATTAGAAGAAGGGGAGCTTAAATTTCTAACCATCAATACTTCGAAAGGCGAAGTCCATGTAGCTCAGGAGGAAGATTACATTCTTATCGTGTTAAAGTAA
- a CDS encoding roadblock/LC7 domain-containing protein produces MDPKILESKLATMMDEIPEIEGLLAFDYNGKLICGQTLTELDKDKLIVFSREIFKNCSELASSADKGKVATITITTDRGYLIIEMKQDFSILALLGAEAASSLSLVIRSLKVAL; encoded by the coding sequence ATGGATCCCAAAATATTAGAGAGCAAACTAGCTACTATGATGGATGAGATACCTGAAATCGAAGGCTTATTAGCCTTTGACTATAATGGTAAACTTATTTGCGGTCAAACTTTAACGGAGCTAGATAAAGATAAACTTATCGTGTTTTCTAGAGAGATTTTTAAAAACTGCTCTGAGTTAGCTTCATCCGCTGATAAGGGGAAAGTCGCTACTATAACTATAACCACGGATAGAGGCTACTTAATTATCGAAATGAAACAAGACTTTAGTATACTTGCGCTTCTAGGCGCTGAGGCGGCTTCAAGTTTAAGTCTTGTGATAAGGAGTTTGAAAGTAGCCCTCTAA
- a CDS encoding DUF4443 domain-containing protein has product MNILDLITLIVIKEAKQIGRYTLKKALELSEGRTRSRLRKLLNDGLIGASPLGAYLTSKGETALSKGFSDLKIKKYIFTEQPFLGLTLNHYIFQISKPVIEKRKLLQLRDEAIRGGASTATFIIFDKGRLTVPGVYENLEKEDEKSCTLIKNNFKLEDGDLLIVASSENRWLAVRGGLNAIKALIEDEKIEI; this is encoded by the coding sequence TTGAATATTTTAGACTTAATAACTCTAATAGTCATAAAAGAAGCCAAGCAGATAGGCAGATATACTTTAAAAAAAGCGTTAGAGCTGTCTGAGGGGCGAACACGTAGCAGACTTAGAAAACTTTTAAATGATGGTTTAATAGGTGCTAGCCCTCTAGGAGCATATCTTACAAGTAAGGGTGAAACTGCTTTAAGTAAAGGGTTCAGTGATCTTAAAATTAAAAAGTATATTTTCACAGAGCAGCCATTCCTAGGCTTAACCTTAAACCACTATATTTTTCAAATATCTAAACCGGTGATTGAAAAAAGAAAACTATTACAACTCCGGGATGAAGCAATTAGAGGAGGAGCTTCAACCGCCACATTCATAATATTCGATAAAGGTAGATTAACCGTCCCGGGGGTATATGAGAATCTAGAAAAAGAAGATGAAAAAAGCTGCACACTTATAAAAAATAATTTCAAATTAGAAGACGGTGACCTTCTAATAGTAGCTTCATCTGAAAACCGTTGGCTAGCTGTCAGAGGAGGCTTAAACGCGATCAAAGCCTTGATCGAAGATGAAAAAATAGAGATTTAA
- a CDS encoding DUF4430 domain-containing protein, with amino-acid sequence MSEIRKNLLISLLLITVLGLASTTTYFYFQSEQYRIAYNNLTGETIWVNIGIDYGNGTIEWHNNTITPKNITAFQATILVAEVNYTLYSFGPFITGINGVEATGNYYWALYYNGEYSPVGAGSLILLSGDTIKWIFEQW; translated from the coding sequence TTGAGTGAAATACGAAAGAATCTTTTAATAAGCTTGCTATTAATAACGGTTTTAGGATTAGCCTCTACCACCACTTATTTTTATTTTCAGTCAGAGCAGTATAGAATCGCATATAATAATCTCACAGGTGAGACAATCTGGGTGAATATTGGAATAGACTATGGGAACGGCACAATAGAATGGCATAATAATACCATCACACCTAAAAATATCACTGCATTTCAAGCGACAATACTAGTAGCAGAAGTAAACTATACACTTTATTCCTTCGGGCCTTTTATAACAGGGATCAACGGTGTTGAAGCCACTGGAAACTATTACTGGGCTTTATACTATAACGGGGAATACTCACCCGTTGGAGCAGGCTCACTCATCTTATTATCCGGTGACACGATAAAATGGATATTTGAGCAATGGTAA
- the scpB gene encoding SMC-Scp complex subunit ScpB, with protein MPDAKLKPKVEAALFIAGRPLSVIEICKAVNYDNEQEIKTIVEELRTDYQSRDSALEIAVTSNNKYVLQLKPLFPEIIAKLAPPGLLTLGALKTLSLIALKQPIKQHEVIKIRGSHAYKYIHQLEEKGFIETIPEGRTKILKTSQLFADYFGLDYDLKKLKMQLRWKMRKEGLPAELLKIPGIDDEGTA; from the coding sequence ATGCCGGATGCAAAGCTTAAACCAAAGGTTGAAGCCGCATTATTCATAGCAGGAAGACCTTTAAGCGTTATTGAAATATGTAAGGCTGTCAATTATGATAATGAACAGGAGATTAAAACTATAGTAGAGGAGCTTAGAACAGATTATCAAAGCCGGGATAGCGCTTTAGAAATAGCTGTAACCTCGAATAACAAGTATGTTCTCCAACTTAAACCGTTATTCCCAGAGATAATAGCTAAGCTAGCTCCACCGGGGCTTCTCACACTCGGTGCTTTAAAAACCCTATCTTTAATAGCTTTAAAACAGCCTATAAAACAGCACGAAGTGATTAAAATTAGAGGAAGCCACGCCTATAAATACATTCATCAACTAGAAGAAAAAGGATTTATAGAAACTATACCAGAGGGTAGAACTAAAATCCTAAAAACAAGTCAATTATTCGCTGATTATTTCGGATTAGACTATGATCTTAAAAAATTAAAAATGCAACTCAGATGGAAGATGAGAAAAGAAGGGCTGCCGGCGGAGCTTCTTAAAATTCCTGGAATAGACGATGAAGGAACTGCCTAA
- the smc gene encoding chromosome segregation protein SMC: MVYIKKLEMKGFKSFGGEKVALNFDKGFTAIVGPNGSGKSNILDALCFVLGHLSAKTLRASAFSDLIYIDKKNQNAAKSATVTLHLDNSDQGIPIDSKNVVITRSIDLDGNGAYILNGQRVTRGQILDILNLAGITPDGYNIVFQGQLAQVVSMTPLERRALIEKIAGIAAYDEKKEKAKEELEKAENNLKQVSVLLDEIKTSKEKLLKDKEDAEKWLKINSEIEKLEASIIFYEIKELNNKIEDSKKRLEEKKIQLEETERAQKNYVEEREHAQRRINEIEDEIREIQEGKLNKLHQQIIESRSEYARLNQELVYNGEALKSAQKEYEKLREEEKFYESRLNEAYNLLEDHNQRRKLLEREVTDLSEEINKISDYIVNVDSNFESYTNKFKKLRDKLNTKEGDLRSLLLENEKIDGEIKALREKLNYYNEIIIKNREGPGSIVKKKGELDSKLDQLKKEVEELNSEKESVENNIAKLNEESKEINNKIQLVKETLIEVKTRIEALKETSGRDSSRNRAVEAILELKKNNSLNGIYGTIAELGSVSADYVKAIEVAAGGRLDYIIVSDDEIAAQCISYLKSKRLGRASFLPLNKIKPSIINLNSKGINAVHALDVVKYNKEFKTAFEYVFGRTYIFKDLPAARAVEEEGLQKVTLDGDLITSTGLMVGGYYHTPIRFTLEEERRVPELEKELKELTSELSSLKERRDQEIGKLNQINLKTRNLDKEYNLLLGQSTTLQSRLCEVEASIQEFQKNISEIEEQIALKEKIKQESITKIESLKKEITVFKKEYDEISLILERSEVANANRKLKSLDEERSKKIATLRELDNQITKLETEINAQIKPKLNELKQSITNLVKKIPELEKNVEEKKKILSTLEQSVKMLESEKQKVSDEIESLQKEKKDLLSKLKIIDEHIINLDKEKNSLNLGIARMIANQEAYIARVNELTIKAKNYEEKNIKLREDLDVEKIKLQISELKQEKTLLEPVNQKAIQEYESVEKRFEDLNSRRMKLIVERDTILKFMDELESEKTKVFMKTYRAIDENFNRIFSQLSPSGEAHLELEDKLHPLLGGVRIKAKPAGREIGYLESMSGGEKSLTALALIFAIQQYQPAPFYVFDEIDSALDNANIVKVAELIKELSKYSQFIVITLRDIMMARADNLFGVTKTNNISKIVSVKLEEGVKYAEQR; the protein is encoded by the coding sequence ATGGTTTATATCAAGAAGCTGGAGATGAAAGGCTTTAAATCCTTCGGCGGAGAGAAGGTTGCTTTAAATTTTGACAAAGGCTTCACAGCTATCGTTGGCCCAAACGGAAGTGGAAAAAGCAACATTTTAGACGCCCTGTGCTTTGTTTTAGGCCATTTAAGCGCTAAAACGTTAAGAGCTAGCGCGTTCTCCGATCTAATATATATCGATAAGAAGAATCAAAACGCAGCGAAGTCGGCGACTGTGACACTACACTTAGATAATTCAGATCAAGGCATACCAATAGACTCTAAGAACGTAGTTATAACTAGAAGCATAGACTTAGACGGCAATGGCGCATATATTTTAAACGGTCAGCGTGTTACAAGAGGTCAAATACTTGACATACTTAATTTAGCGGGGATAACACCTGACGGATATAATATAGTTTTCCAAGGGCAACTGGCTCAAGTAGTTTCAATGACCCCTCTTGAAAGACGTGCATTAATAGAGAAAATAGCCGGCATAGCAGCCTACGATGAGAAAAAAGAGAAAGCTAAAGAAGAGCTTGAAAAAGCGGAAAACAATCTTAAACAAGTTAGCGTTCTCTTAGATGAGATTAAAACATCTAAAGAAAAATTATTAAAAGATAAAGAAGACGCGGAGAAATGGCTGAAAATTAACAGCGAAATAGAGAAGCTAGAAGCCAGCATCATATTCTATGAGATAAAAGAGTTGAATAATAAAATAGAGGATTCTAAAAAGAGACTTGAAGAGAAGAAGATTCAATTAGAGGAAACTGAGAGAGCCCAGAAAAACTATGTCGAAGAGCGGGAGCACGCTCAAAGGAGAATTAATGAAATAGAAGATGAGATTCGTGAAATTCAAGAGGGAAAGCTTAACAAACTCCACCAGCAGATTATAGAAAGTCGGTCTGAATATGCAAGGTTAAATCAAGAGTTGGTATATAACGGAGAAGCGCTTAAATCGGCTCAGAAAGAATATGAGAAGCTGAGAGAAGAAGAGAAATTCTATGAAAGCAGGTTAAACGAAGCATATAATCTATTAGAAGACCACAATCAGCGAAGAAAATTATTAGAAAGAGAGGTTACAGATCTAAGTGAAGAGATAAATAAAATATCCGATTATATAGTTAATGTTGACTCTAATTTTGAAAGCTATACTAACAAGTTCAAGAAGCTACGAGATAAACTAAACACGAAGGAAGGAGACTTAAGAAGCCTACTATTAGAAAATGAAAAAATAGATGGAGAAATTAAAGCATTAAGAGAAAAACTAAACTATTACAATGAAATAATAATTAAAAACAGGGAAGGCCCGGGCAGCATAGTAAAAAAGAAGGGAGAATTAGACAGTAAACTAGACCAGCTTAAAAAAGAAGTTGAAGAATTAAATTCTGAGAAGGAGAGCGTGGAAAACAATATAGCAAAGCTAAATGAAGAAAGCAAAGAAATAAACAATAAAATTCAGTTAGTAAAAGAGACGTTGATAGAGGTTAAAACTAGAATCGAAGCGTTAAAAGAGACAAGTGGAAGAGATTCTTCGAGAAACAGGGCTGTAGAAGCTATACTAGAGTTAAAGAAAAATAATAGTTTAAACGGTATATACGGGACAATCGCCGAGCTCGGCTCAGTGAGTGCTGATTATGTGAAAGCAATAGAGGTGGCTGCGGGGGGTCGTTTAGATTACATTATAGTCTCAGATGATGAAATCGCTGCGCAGTGCATCTCGTATTTAAAGAGTAAACGCTTAGGTAGAGCTTCATTCCTCCCATTAAATAAGATAAAACCCTCAATAATAAATCTTAACAGTAAAGGAATAAACGCTGTGCACGCTCTAGATGTAGTGAAGTATAATAAAGAGTTTAAAACAGCTTTCGAATACGTATTCGGGCGCACTTATATTTTCAAAGATTTACCTGCAGCCAGAGCTGTTGAAGAGGAAGGGTTACAGAAGGTCACTTTAGACGGTGATTTAATCACCTCAACCGGTTTAATGGTAGGCGGATATTATCACACACCTATTCGATTCACACTAGAAGAAGAGAGGAGAGTACCTGAACTTGAAAAAGAACTTAAGGAGTTAACTAGCGAACTTAGCAGTTTAAAAGAGAGACGTGACCAAGAAATCGGTAAACTCAACCAGATTAACCTTAAAACCAGAAACTTAGATAAAGAATATAATCTACTACTAGGCCAAAGCACCACCCTACAATCCAGATTATGTGAAGTAGAGGCATCTATTCAAGAATTTCAAAAAAACATTAGTGAAATCGAAGAGCAAATCGCTTTAAAAGAAAAAATAAAACAAGAGAGTATTACAAAAATTGAATCATTAAAAAAAGAGATTACCGTTTTCAAAAAAGAATACGACGAGATAAGCCTTATACTTGAGAGAAGCGAGGTTGCGAACGCTAACAGGAAGCTTAAATCATTAGACGAGGAGAGAAGCAAAAAGATTGCAACACTCAGAGAATTAGATAACCAAATCACGAAATTAGAAACAGAGATCAACGCTCAGATAAAACCTAAATTAAATGAATTAAAACAGTCAATTACCAATTTAGTTAAGAAAATACCTGAACTTGAAAAAAACGTCGAAGAGAAGAAGAAAATTCTGTCAACCCTAGAGCAAAGCGTAAAAATGCTAGAAAGCGAAAAGCAAAAAGTTAGCGATGAAATTGAATCCCTGCAAAAAGAGAAAAAAGATCTCCTAAGCAAGTTGAAAATAATAGATGAGCATATAATAAACCTTGATAAAGAAAAAAATTCTTTAAATCTTGGAATAGCACGGATGATCGCCAACCAAGAAGCCTACATAGCGAGAGTGAACGAGCTAACTATTAAAGCTAAAAACTACGAGGAAAAAAACATAAAATTAAGAGAAGACTTAGACGTTGAGAAAATAAAACTCCAAATATCAGAACTAAAACAGGAGAAAACACTCCTAGAACCTGTAAACCAGAAAGCTATACAAGAATATGAAAGCGTTGAAAAAAGATTTGAAGATCTTAACAGTAGAAGAATGAAGCTAATAGTTGAAAGAGACACCATACTTAAATTCATGGATGAACTGGAAAGCGAGAAAACAAAAGTTTTCATGAAAACCTATAGAGCGATTGATGAAAACTTTAATAGAATATTCTCTCAACTATCCCCGAGCGGTGAAGCGCACCTTGAACTCGAAGACAAGCTACACCCTCTCTTAGGGGGAGTTAGAATAAAAGCTAAACCAGCTGGAAGAGAAATCGGCTATTTAGAATCCATGTCCGGCGGGGAGAAATCTCTAACAGCCTTAGCGCTAATATTCGCAATACAACAATATCAGCCTGCACCATTCTATGTATTCGATGAAATAGACTCCGCTTTAGATAACGCTAACATAGTGAAAGTAGCTGAGTTAATTAAAGAGTTATCTAAATACTCACAGTTCATTGTAATAACGTTAAGAGATATTATGATGGCTAGAGCTGATAATCTATTCGGTGTAACGAAAACTAACAATATTTCAAAAATTGTCTCCGTTAAACTAGAAGAAGGTGTAAAGTATGCAGAACAACGGTGA
- a CDS encoding 30S ribosomal protein S8e codes for MVVWQGRSDRKPSGGKLKPFRGKRKYEMGCEPALTTQGETPFRKIIRVRGGSRKVRLIKDSYVNVADPQSKRVVRLKILDVVANNASLDLHRKRIITRGAIVRTEKGNVRITSRPGQDGVLNGVLIAS; via the coding sequence GTGGTAGTCTGGCAAGGACGATCTGACCGTAAACCGTCTGGAGGTAAATTGAAACCGTTTAGGGGTAAGCGGAAGTATGAAATGGGTTGTGAGCCTGCGTTAACAACGCAAGGTGAGACGCCTTTTAGAAAGATTATTAGGGTTAGAGGCGGCTCTAGGAAGGTTAGACTTATAAAAGACAGTTATGTGAATGTAGCAGACCCTCAGAGTAAAAGGGTGGTTAGACTTAAAATCCTAGATGTAGTTGCTAACAACGCTTCTTTAGATTTGCACCGTAAGCGTATAATAACGCGTGGGGCTATTGTTAGAACTGAGAAAGGGAATGTGCGAATTACAAGCAGACCTGGCCAGGACGGTGTGCTTAACGGTGTGTTAATCGCATCTTAA
- the hypA gene encoding hydrogenase maturation nickel metallochaperone HypA: MIKMHEFSTAQAIIDTVMEAVKKLSFEKIIEINLEIGEFTLLNYSQLRFALKTLSKNTVAEGAKINIKKLRGKIKCAECGYEGTITKKTSTDHYLLTQILFQCPVCGSTKTDITGGREMNIKNIKLKLKEKID; encoded by the coding sequence ATGATTAAAATGCATGAGTTTTCAACCGCCCAAGCAATAATAGATACAGTGATGGAGGCTGTTAAAAAACTTTCTTTTGAAAAAATAATTGAAATCAACTTGGAGATAGGGGAATTCACGTTATTAAATTATTCTCAATTAAGATTCGCATTAAAAACACTGTCAAAGAACACAGTCGCCGAAGGAGCTAAAATCAATATAAAAAAGTTAAGGGGAAAAATAAAATGCGCGGAATGCGGTTACGAGGGAACAATAACTAAAAAAACATCCACAGACCACTATCTTTTAACCCAAATATTATTTCAATGCCCGGTGTGCGGGTCAACTAAAACAGATATCACAGGCGGCAGGGAAATGAACATAAAAAATATAAAACTTAAATTAAAAGAGAAAATTGACTAA
- a CDS encoding signal recognition particle protein Srp19 (binds to 7S RNA to mediate binding of the signal recognition particle protein Srp54) produces MKKRDFIIIWPQYFDKAFSRARGRRVPLKYAVMNPSLSDLIKAASTLGYSFEVDREARYPACWWIESGRLLIKKTASKSEIIKNIYKILAR; encoded by the coding sequence ATGAAGAAGCGGGATTTCATTATCATATGGCCTCAATACTTTGATAAAGCTTTTTCTAGAGCTAGAGGGCGTAGGGTTCCTTTAAAATACGCTGTTATGAATCCTTCGCTAAGCGATCTGATAAAAGCTGCTTCAACTCTCGGATATTCTTTTGAAGTAGATCGAGAGGCGCGTTACCCGGCTTGTTGGTGGATTGAATCAGGTAGACTATTAATTAAGAAAACGGCGTCTAAATCTGAAATAATAAAAAATATTTATAAGATTTTAGCCAGATAA
- a CDS encoding Gar1/Naf1 family protein, whose amino-acid sequence MFIKIKLNQYPYIYSLILKSKLWLGGRFLRILGKPSHISSQNHIILRASFPPSIGAQVVNESNSIIGKVIDVFGPVDKPFISIKPSSSINPSAILEETLFIKEAAAKKKHFKNKNRRV is encoded by the coding sequence ATGTTTATTAAAATAAAATTAAACCAATACCCTTATATTTACAGTCTCATTTTAAAATCCAAGTTGTGGCTTGGAGGCCGCTTCTTGAGGATTTTAGGCAAGCCTTCTCATATATCCTCTCAAAATCATATAATATTAAGAGCGAGTTTCCCTCCAAGTATCGGCGCGCAAGTTGTAAACGAATCTAATTCTATCATAGGAAAAGTCATCGATGTTTTTGGGCCGGTAGACAAACCCTTCATCTCAATTAAACCTTCCAGTAGCATAAATCCCTCCGCAATCTTAGAGGAAACCCTCTTTATTAAAGAAGCCGCGGCAAAAAAGAAGCATTTTAAAAATAAAAACAGGAGGGTGTGA
- a CDS encoding transcription initiation factor IIB, translated as MLDNESDCIENLSVCPECGSAKLIKDYQRAEIICFNCGLVIRSKIIDAGPEWRAFDNEQAEKRVRAGSPSTLTIHDKGLTTMIDWRNKDSFGNDINPKKRAQISRLRKWQRRIRISDATERNLALALSEMDRISSHLGLSRNVREAAAMLYRQAVNQRLIRGRSIEGVTAAAIYAACRKCKVPRTLDEIASVSQVSKKDIGRGYRFIARELDIKVPPTNPIDYIPRFSSELKLNGNVQTRAIEILKQAIKIGLTSGRGPTGVAAAALYIASVLENERRTQRDVAEVTHVTEVTVRNRYKELIDLLKLDIS; from the coding sequence GTGTTGGATAACGAAAGTGATTGTATAGAAAATTTAAGTGTTTGTCCGGAGTGTGGTAGCGCTAAATTAATTAAAGACTATCAAAGAGCGGAAATAATATGCTTTAATTGCGGTTTAGTTATCAGATCTAAGATTATAGACGCCGGCCCTGAATGGCGAGCGTTCGACAATGAACAAGCTGAGAAACGTGTAAGAGCTGGATCCCCCTCTACTTTAACCATACATGATAAAGGGTTAACGACTATGATTGACTGGCGTAACAAGGACTCCTTCGGAAACGATATTAACCCTAAGAAACGGGCTCAAATCTCGCGTCTAAGAAAATGGCAGCGGCGTATAAGAATTTCAGATGCAACTGAGCGGAATCTAGCTTTAGCATTATCAGAGATGGATCGGATCTCCTCTCACTTAGGGTTATCAAGGAACGTTAGAGAGGCGGCTGCCATGCTATACCGGCAGGCCGTTAATCAAAGACTTATCAGAGGTAGATCAATAGAAGGTGTAACTGCGGCTGCTATCTACGCGGCTTGCAGAAAATGTAAGGTTCCACGAACATTAGATGAAATTGCAAGCGTCTCCCAGGTTAGTAAAAAAGATATCGGCAGAGGCTACCGTTTCATCGCAAGGGAGCTTGATATAAAAGTCCCTCCAACTAATCCTATAGATTACATTCCACGATTCTCTAGCGAATTAAAGCTTAACGGCAATGTTCAAACAAGAGCTATTGAAATTCTCAAACAGGCTATTAAAATAGGTTTAACTTCGGGTAGAGGGCCTACAGGCGTTGCTGCAGCTGCTTTATATATCGCTAGCGTTTTAGAGAATGAGAGGCGGACTCAAAGAGATGTAGCAGAGGTCACGCACGTCACTGAGGTTACTGTGAGAAACCGTTATAAGGAATTGATAGACCTGCTTAAACTAGATATTAGTTAA